From Carya illinoinensis cultivar Pawnee chromosome 5, C.illinoinensisPawnee_v1, whole genome shotgun sequence, one genomic window encodes:
- the LOC122310462 gene encoding LOW QUALITY PROTEIN: uncharacterized membrane protein YjcL (The sequence of the model RefSeq protein was modified relative to this genomic sequence to represent the inferred CDS: deleted 1 base in 1 codon; substituted 2 bases at 2 genomic stop codons), producing MVSTPPEKKYLVDIPVVEEFPDVFMEDLPGLPPMHTSNRAIRILMGSDVAETKIGSMVNAALVSTLTSLAASNTGIIPHEASAXSIVLEFVLPITIPLLLFRADLRQLLQSTGTLLLAFLLGSFATVVGTIVAFLVVPMRSLGQDIWKIAAALLGSYIGGSVNYVAISEALGVSLSVLSAGVAPDNVICAFLEALGVSSSVLFALASKIPPEALTLINDDTTDMVSDSEGKFPVLQAAIAVAISFLICKTSSYLTKVCGIEGGNLXVITDVIVILATTFPSQFGYLAPTGDIIALVLMPVFFAVVGASGSIWNVIITAPSIFMFALVQVTVHLVVILGLGKLFRLDLKLLLLASNTNIGGPTTACGMATAKGWGSLVVPGILAGIFGITIATFLSIGFVLTVLKHM from the exons atggtgtctacgccgccTGAGAAGAAGTATTTGGTAGATATTCCCGTTGTGGAGGAATTTCCGGATGTGTTTATGGaagacttgcctgggctaccccct ATGCATACAAGCAATAGAGCAATTAGAATATTAATGGGATCTGATGTTGCTGAG ACTAAGATTGGGAGCATGGTGAATGCTGCCTTGGTAAGCACTTTAACTAGCCTTGCAGCAAGTAATACCGGCATTATTCCTCATGAAGCATCGGCATAGTCGATTGTGTTGGAGTTTGTGCTTCCTATAACCATTCCATTGCTGTTGTTTAGAGCAGACCTACGCCAATTGCTACAGTCCACTGGGACATTGCTTTTGGCTTTCTTGCTTGGATCAT TTGCAACTGTAGTAGGCACCATTGTGGCATTTCTGGTGGTGCCTATGCGATCACTTGGACAAGATATTTGGAAGATAGCTGCTGCTCTCTTGGGTAGTTATATTGGTGGAT CTGTTAATTATGTTGCAATATCAGAGGCTCTTGGCGTTTCCTTGTCAGTTTTGTCTGCGGGAGTAGCTCCTGACAATGTTATTTGTGCCTTCTTAGAGGCTCTTGGCGTTTCCTCGTCAGTGTTGTTTGCATTGGCATCTAAAATTCCTCCCGAGGCTTTAACGTTAATCAATG ATGATACTACGGATATGGTGTCGGATTCT GAGGGTAAGTTCCCTGTGCTACAAGCTGCAATAGCTGTTGCTATATCCTTTCTGATATGCAAGACTTCATCTTATCTCACAAAGGTATGCGGCATTGAAGGAGGCAACCTTTAGGTAATAACTGATGTCATTGTCATCTTAGCAACCACTTTCCCATCACAGTTTGGGTACCTTGCACCTACTGGTGATATTATTGCCCTGGTTTTGATGCCG GTATTCTTTGCTGTGGTGGGTGCTAGTGGGAGCATATGGAATGTCATCATTACAGCACCTAGTATTTTCATGTTTGCTTTAGTTCAAGTCACCGTTCATCTTGTTGTGATCCTTGGACTTGGAAAACTGTTTCGCCTTGATTTGAAGCTATTACTTTTGGCATCGAATACCAATATTGGAGGCCCTACAACAGCATGTGGGATGGCAACTGCCAAAGGATGGGGATCATTGGTCGTTCCTGGAATTCTCGCAGGCATTTTTGGAATTACGATTGCTACTTTTCTTAGCATTGGTTTTGTATTGACGGTGTTGAAACATATGTAG